GCGTGCGCTTGAGCGTAAGACTGGCGCTCGTGGACTGCGCTCCATTCTTGAGGGCGTTCTGCTCGACACTATGTACGAGATCCCTTCGCAATCCGAAGTGAGCAAGGTAGTGATCGACGAGAGCGTCATCGAGGGCACGTCCAAGCCGCTGTTGATCTATGAAAACAGCGAGCCGCCTGCCAAGGTTGCTCCGGACGCGTAAGTAGTAATATGTAATGAAAAGGGGGCCTTCGGGGCCCCTTTTTCTTTATCTGCTTCAACGCTTGTTTTTTTGGGAATCTACCCCCATCTTGGTTTCAAGCTTAATTCTATCTGTCCGCGGCCTTGTGGCCGCCGTAGAGGCGAAATCATGAAGACAACCATCGAATTGCCTCTCTTGCCATTGCGTGATGTTGTGGTTTATCCGCATATGGTTATCCCGCTGTTTGTGGGACGTGAGAAGTCTATCGAAGCCCTTGAGGCCGCGATGACCGGTGACAAGCAAATTCTCTTGCTTGCTCAGAGAAATCCCGCAGATGACGATCCAGGTGAAGAGGCGCTTTATAGCGTCGGCACTGTTGCAACGGTATTGCAGTTGCTCAAACTGCCTGACGGCACCGTCAAGGTGCTGGTTGAAGGTGAGCAGCGTGGAACCGTCGAGCGCTTCATCGAGGTTGACGGTCATTGCCGCGCTGAAGTAGCGCTGATCGAAGAGGTGGATGCACCCGATCGCGAGTCCGAAGTGTTTGTGCGTAGCCTGCTGGCTCAGTTCGAACAATACGTGCAGTTGGGCAAAAAAGTGCCCGCTGAAGTTCTGTCTTCGCTTAACAGTATTGATGAACCAGGTCGCCTGGTAGACACCATGTCCGCGCACATGGCGTTGAAAATCGAACAGAAACAGGAAATTTTGGAGATCGTTGATCTTTCTGAGCGTGTCGAGCACGTGTTGGCGTTACTGGACGCTGAGATAGATCTGCTGCAGGTTGAGAAACGCATACGTGGCCGCGTCAAAAAGCAGATGGAACGCAGCCAGCGGGAGTATTACCTGAATGAGCAGATGAAGGCTATTCAGAAAGAATTGGGCGACAGTGATGAAAGTCATAATGAAATCGAAGATCTTAAAAAGCGCATCGATGCGGCCGGTTTGCCCAAGGATGCCCTGACCAAAGCCCTGGCTGAGCTGAACAAGCTCAAGCAGATGTCGCCGATGTCCGCTGAAGCCACGGTGGTTCGTTCTTACATCGATTGGCTGGTGCAAGTGCCGTGGAAGGCGCAGAGCAAGGTGCGTTTGGACTTGGCCCGCGCGGAGGATATTCTTGATGCCGACCACTACGGTCTGGATGAAGTCAAAGAACGCATCCTCGAATACCTCGCTGTTCAAAAGCGCGTGAAGAAGATCCGTGGCCCGGTGCTTTGTCTGGTGGGTCCCCCTGGTGTAGGTAAAACTTCCCTAGCGGAGTCGATTGCCCATGCAACTAATCGTAAATTCGTACGAATGGCGTTGGGTGGTGTGCGTGATGAAGCTGAGATCCGTGGTCACCGCCGGACGTATATCGGTTCGATGCCAGGAAGGTTGATACAGAAGATGACAAAGGTGGGCGTTCGCAACCCGCTGTTCTTGCTTGATGAAATCGACAAAATGGGCAGTGACATGCGTGGCGATCCCGCTTCGGCATTGCTTGAAGTGCTTGACCCAGAGCAGAACCACGCCTTCAACGACCATTATCTGGAAGTCGATTACGACCTTTCCGATGTGATGTTCCTGTGCACGGCGAACTCGATGAATATACCTGCAGCCTTGTTGGACCGGATGGAGGTCATCCGCCTGCCTGGCTACACTGAAGATGAAAAAATTAACATTGCGGTCAAATATTTATCGCCTAAACAGATTCAGGCTAATGGCCTGAAGAAAGGCGAAATCGAGTTTGACGAAGAAGCTATCCGTGACATCGTGCGTTATTACACTCGCGAGGCTGGGGTGCGGAGTCTGGAGCGGCAAATAGCGAAAATTTGCCGCAAGGCCGTTAAAGAACATGCGCTAGAAAAACGTTTCTCGATTCGGGTAACCGCTGAAATGCTCGAGGATTTCCTTGGCGTTCGCAAATTCCGATACGGTTTGGCTGAAGTTCAGGACCAAATCGGTCAGGTAACCGGCCTGGCTTGGACTCAAGTGGGGGGCGAATTGCTGACCATTGAAGCAGCCGTTGTTCCAGGTAAAGGACAACTCATAAAGACCGGTTCACTGGGTGACGTTATGGTTGAATCCATCACGGCTGCGCTGACGGTTGTGCGCAGTCGAGCCAAAAGTTTGGGAATCCCTCTGGACTTCCATGAGAAGCGCGACACTCATATCCACATGCCGGAAGGGGCGACCCCTAAAGACGGTCCTAGCGCAGGCGTAGGCATGTGCACGGCACTTGTTTCAGCTCTTACACAGATACCCGTGCGTGCTGACGTGGCAATGACGGGTGAAATTACCCTGCGGGGGCAGGTTTTAGCCATCGGCGGTTTGAAGGAAAAGCTGCTAGCGGCTCACCGAGGCGGGATCAAAACAGTGATTATCCCTGAGGAGAACGTACGGGATTTGAAGGAGATTCCGGACAATATCAAACGGGACTTGCAGATTAAACCGGTTAAATGGATTGACGAGGTCCTGCAAATTGCGCTGCAATACGCGCCACAGCCCTTGCCAGATGTGGCTCCTGAACTGGTAGCCAAGGATGAAAAGCGTGAGTCTGACGCTAAGGGCAGAATTAGCACGCATTAGTCTGCACGGCCTTCCTTGACACCTTTTTAGAGCCCTTGTTATAAAGCGGCTCTAAAAGAGTCTGCAGGCATTCAGCACTCGTTTTGCTTAATACCAAAAACTTAGAAACGTACTCAAAATAGATATAAGGGGACTTAGAGTGAACAAGTCGGAACTGATTGATGCTATCGCTGCATCTGCTGATATCCCGAAAGCTGCTGCTGGCCGTGCGCTGGACGCAGTAATCGAATCCGTCACTGGCGCTCTTAAGGCTGGCGACTCCGTTGTACTGGTAGGTTTCGGTACGTTCTCCGTAACTGACCGTCCTGCTCGTATCGGTCGCAACCCTCAAACCGGTAAGACGCTAGAAATTGCAGCGGCTAAAAAGCCAGGTTTCAAAGCCGGCAAAGCGCTGAAAGAAGCTGTTAACTAAGTTCCTTTCAAGCTTCTGCCTATCCAGTCAGAAACATTTCTGTCTGGCAGCGGAGCGGCAGGTCAACCGGCTCAAGTGCCGTGTTTGCCCACGGAGGTCGCGGATTCGAGCCTCGACCGCTCCGCCAGTTACGAGAAGGCGCATCCTCGGATGCGCCTTTCTTCTTTCCGGATTCTACCCACGCTCCGCGGTTGGTTTAATTCAGTACAACCGTTTCTGGGGGACGCATGCTGCAGAATATCAGGGATAACTCCCAAGGCTGGATTGCCAAGACAATCATTGGCGTCATCGTGGCGCTCATGGCATTGACCGGCTTCGATGCGCTTTTTCGGGCTACGAGCACCAGTCAGGATGCTGCCAAGGTCAATGGCGAAGAGATCACTCAAAGCGAGCTGAGCCAGGCGGTTGAGATACAGCGTCGACAGCTCGCGCAACAGCTGGGCAAGGATTTCGATCCTGCACTTCTGGACGAAAAAATGTTGCACGACTCGGCCCTTAAAGGCTTGGTTGATCGCAAGCTGTTGCTTGAAAGCGCCGCCGATTCCAAATTCGGTTTCTCCGAAGCAGCGCTGGATCAACAGATTTTGCAGACACCTGAGTTTCAGGTGGACGGCAAATTTAATCCTGACCGCTTCGATCAGGTTATCCGCCAGTTAGGCTTTAGCCGTTTGCAGTTCCGCCAGATGATGGCTCAGGAAATGTTGATTGGTCAGGTGCGCGCCGGTATGGCGGGCAGCAGTTTCGTAACCAACGCCCAGGTTGACGCGTTCGCCCGTCTGGAAAAGCAGACACGTGATCTCGCCACGTTGACGTTTGCTCCTGATATGGCGGCGGCAAAAGTGACCGATGCTGAAGTCAAAGCGCACTACGATGAGCACGCCAAAGAGTTCATGAGCCCAGAGCAGGTCGTGCTGGATTTCATTGAATTGAAGAAGTCCGCCTTCTTTGATCAGGTTGAAGTCAAGGACGCCGATTTGCAGGCAGCGTATCAGAAAGAAATCGGCAACCTCGCCGAGCAGCGCCGTGCTGCGCATATTCTGATCGAAGTGAACGACAAGATGACCGATGCCCAAGCCAAGGCCAAGATAGAAGAGATTCAAAAGCGCTTGGTAAAAGGTGAAGATTTTGCGGCGTTGGCCAAAGAGTTCTCACAGGATTTCGGTTCATCCAGTAAAGGCGGGGACTTGGGTTACGCAGGTGAGGGTGTTTACGATCCCGCGTTTGAAAAAGCATTGTATGACCTGAAGAAAGACCAGGTGTCTGCTCCGGTGCGCAGCAGTTTCGGCTGGCACTTGATCAAGCTGTTGGGTGTTGAAGCCCCGTCTGTTCCGAGTTTCGCCAGTTTGAAAAGCAAGCTGACCCATGAGCTGAAATCGCAGCAGGTTGAGCAGCGTTATGTTGATGCAACCAAAAAGCTTGAAGATTCGGCGTTCGAGGCGTCGGATCTGACGCAGCCAGCCCAAGAGCTGGGGTTGAAAGTGCAAACTGCTGCGCCGTTCGGTCGTGAAGGCGGCGAAGGTATTACAGCTAACCGCGCGGTGATCCAGGCTGCGTTTAGTCGGGAAGTGCTTGAGGATGGCTCCAACAGTGCCGCTCTTGAGCTTGATCCGGAAACGGCTGTAGTGGTGCGGGTCAGGGAGCACCGCCAGCCAGAGCAGTTGCCGTTGGAGAGCGTTGCTGGCAGCATTCGTACGCAGTTGATGAAGAATCACGCCAGCGATGCAGTCAAGGTCAAAGGCGAAGCCTTGTTGGCCGGCCTGCGCGACGGCAAGGTACCGTTTGCGGTAAAGCAGGATGGCCAAAGCTGGAAAGTGCTTGAGGCCGTGAGCCGCAGTCAGGAAGGTGTTGATCCTGCGGTGCTGCAAGCGCTTTTCCGTATGCCTAAGCCAGAAGGTAAAGGTAAGCCGGTCTACAAAAGCCTTAAAACTGCTGACGGTAGCTTCGTGATCTTGCGCCTTAACGGTGTCAATCAAGCCGCAGCGCCGACAGATGAAGAAAAGGTTCAGTACCGCCGCTTCCTCGCTTCGCGCGCGGGTCAGCAAGATTTTGCTGCTTACCGTGCACAATTGGAAAGCCAAGCCAAGATCAAACGTTACTAACGTCTGATCCAGCGACAAAAGAAGGCCGCTCTTTGAGCGGCCTTCTTTTTAACTTTTGTCCCGTCCTGAATAAGGTTTACACCTTCTGACCTATCCTCAGGAGGACGTAATGGATTCAGGGAAAAGGCGCAGTCAGCGCGATTACACACTGGCTTTTAAATTGTCGGTTGTTGACCAAGTCGAAAAAGGCGAGTTGAGTTATAAAGATGCTCAACGGCGCTATGGCATCCAAGGCCGGTCGACGGTGTTGGTTTGGTTACGTAAGCATGGTCGGCAGGATTGGAGCCAAGGCGCGTCTATTC
The nucleotide sequence above comes from Pseudomonas sp. AB6. Encoded proteins:
- the lon gene encoding endopeptidase La — translated: MKTTIELPLLPLRDVVVYPHMVIPLFVGREKSIEALEAAMTGDKQILLLAQRNPADDDPGEEALYSVGTVATVLQLLKLPDGTVKVLVEGEQRGTVERFIEVDGHCRAEVALIEEVDAPDRESEVFVRSLLAQFEQYVQLGKKVPAEVLSSLNSIDEPGRLVDTMSAHMALKIEQKQEILEIVDLSERVEHVLALLDAEIDLLQVEKRIRGRVKKQMERSQREYYLNEQMKAIQKELGDSDESHNEIEDLKKRIDAAGLPKDALTKALAELNKLKQMSPMSAEATVVRSYIDWLVQVPWKAQSKVRLDLARAEDILDADHYGLDEVKERILEYLAVQKRVKKIRGPVLCLVGPPGVGKTSLAESIAHATNRKFVRMALGGVRDEAEIRGHRRTYIGSMPGRLIQKMTKVGVRNPLFLLDEIDKMGSDMRGDPASALLEVLDPEQNHAFNDHYLEVDYDLSDVMFLCTANSMNIPAALLDRMEVIRLPGYTEDEKINIAVKYLSPKQIQANGLKKGEIEFDEEAIRDIVRYYTREAGVRSLERQIAKICRKAVKEHALEKRFSIRVTAEMLEDFLGVRKFRYGLAEVQDQIGQVTGLAWTQVGGELLTIEAAVVPGKGQLIKTGSLGDVMVESITAALTVVRSRAKSLGIPLDFHEKRDTHIHMPEGATPKDGPSAGVGMCTALVSALTQIPVRADVAMTGEITLRGQVLAIGGLKEKLLAAHRGGIKTVIIPEENVRDLKEIPDNIKRDLQIKPVKWIDEVLQIALQYAPQPLPDVAPELVAKDEKRESDAKGRISTH
- a CDS encoding HU family DNA-binding protein encodes the protein MNKSELIDAIAASADIPKAAAGRALDAVIESVTGALKAGDSVVLVGFGTFSVTDRPARIGRNPQTGKTLEIAAAKKPGFKAGKALKEAVN
- a CDS encoding SurA N-terminal domain-containing protein is translated as MLQNIRDNSQGWIAKTIIGVIVALMALTGFDALFRATSTSQDAAKVNGEEITQSELSQAVEIQRRQLAQQLGKDFDPALLDEKMLHDSALKGLVDRKLLLESAADSKFGFSEAALDQQILQTPEFQVDGKFNPDRFDQVIRQLGFSRLQFRQMMAQEMLIGQVRAGMAGSSFVTNAQVDAFARLEKQTRDLATLTFAPDMAAAKVTDAEVKAHYDEHAKEFMSPEQVVLDFIELKKSAFFDQVEVKDADLQAAYQKEIGNLAEQRRAAHILIEVNDKMTDAQAKAKIEEIQKRLVKGEDFAALAKEFSQDFGSSSKGGDLGYAGEGVYDPAFEKALYDLKKDQVSAPVRSSFGWHLIKLLGVEAPSVPSFASLKSKLTHELKSQQVEQRYVDATKKLEDSAFEASDLTQPAQELGLKVQTAAPFGREGGEGITANRAVIQAAFSREVLEDGSNSAALELDPETAVVVRVREHRQPEQLPLESVAGSIRTQLMKNHASDAVKVKGEALLAGLRDGKVPFAVKQDGQSWKVLEAVSRSQEGVDPAVLQALFRMPKPEGKGKPVYKSLKTADGSFVILRLNGVNQAAAPTDEEKVQYRRFLASRAGQQDFAAYRAQLESQAKIKRY